The sequence below is a genomic window from Burkholderiales bacterium.
TTCGAGCGCGCCGGCGAGCGCGTCATCGTTATGCTCAGTTCCGGCGGCCTTGCCGGCACCCAGGCCGTCGTCAGTTTGTTGCAGCAACGGGCCGACGCGTCCGATGATTCGACAAGTGGCGCGCCAAATTTATGGACGGCAAAAACCATGTTCGATCTTGCCGGGCTGGTGGGCGATGCGATGCGCGACATCGATCGGCGCGATGGTCAATATCTCGCGCAAAACGAGCTCAGTTTCAACGCTTCGTTCCTTCTCGGCGGGCAGATTGGCGGCGAGGCACCGCGTCTTTTCCGCTTGTACCGCGAGGGTAATTTCATCGAAGCGACGGCCGATACGCCGTTTTTCCAGACCGGCGAGACAAAGTACGGCAAGCCCATCCTCGATCGTGTCATCACCCCGCACACAAGCCTCGCCGACGCCGCCAAATGCGTGCTGGTGTCGTTCGATTCGACCATGCGCAGCAATCTTTCGGTCGGCATGCCTATTGATCTTTTGTGCTATGAGCTGGATACGCTCGAAGTACGCGCGCGGCATCGTTTTAAAGAAGGCGACCGCTATTTTACCGATCTGTCACGTCACTGGTCGCAAGGCATACGGCGCGTGTTCACGGAATTACCGGAGCTGTGAGCGACCTTCATCCGAGGCTGATCGGCGATCGTTCGCTCTTAGGCCCGCAACTGCAATTCTGCTTTACCGTCGAGCCGCCGGGCCAGATCGACCGGGTCGCCGATGCTGACCTCCGAGCGCGCAATCTGATACGCCCAGACCTCGAAATGGGTCAGGCGGGCTTCGCCATAAATGGTCGCGAACGCGGCGTCGACAGCGTCCATGCCGTGCGCGATCTTTATGCGGCCTATGCGCGGCGTGTTGTAGCGCGCGTCGAAAGTATGCCAGACTCCGCCGAGAAACACTTCGAAATAAGCATGAAAATCCATCGTCAGACCCGGATCGACGACGCCGATATCGGCAACGTGCCCCGATACGTAACGCGCCGGCAGACTGAACGCGCGGCACAAGGCGACGCCGACATGCGCGAGGTCGCGGCAGACGCCATAGCCGCGCTCCACGACGTTGCACGCCGAGATATTCGGGCTGCCCGAACCGTATCGGTATTCGATGTTGTGATGCACCCAGGCGCAAATCGCCCGCACGCGTTCGACGCCGTGCGGCGCCTGAGCGAATTTTTCCCAAGCGAAATTCAGCAATCTGTCGGAATCGCAATAGCGGCTCGGCAGCGTGTAGCGCAGCACGCTGACCGGCAGGCAT
It includes:
- a CDS encoding transglutaminase family protein; amino-acid sequence: MSANNFPTAPSLDLTVRVGCALSYETSMATPILLAFRPGLDRGQLIREEKLVFGPGQPTEQLTDTHGNLIYRSMLQPGRNEFLHDAVFSVPSAPDNDGLPTHAVALECLPVSVLRYTLPSRYCDSDRLLNFAWEKFAQAPHGVERVRAICAWVHHNIEYRYGSGSPNISACNVVERGYGVCRDLAHVGVALCRAFSLPARYVSGHVADIGVVDPGLTMDFHAYFEVFLGGVWHTFDARYNTPRIGRIKIAHGMDAVDAAFATIYGEARLTHFEVWAYQIARSEVSIGDPVDLARRLDGKAELQLRA
- a CDS encoding peptidase, with the translated sequence MTYCVALKLDAGLIFASDSRTHAGVDNFAKFCKMTVFERAGERVIVMLSSGGLAGTQAVVSLLQQRADASDDSTSGAPNLWTAKTMFDLAGLVGDAMRDIDRRDGQYLAQNELSFNASFLLGGQIGGEAPRLFRLYREGNFIEATADTPFFQTGETKYGKPILDRVITPHTSLADAAKCVLVSFDSTMRSNLSVGMPIDLLCYELDTLEVRARHRFKEGDRYFTDLSRHWSQGIRRVFTELPEL